A genomic segment from Acuticoccus sediminis encodes:
- a CDS encoding HugZ family protein: MNDLPFAARMARNLIHVCRDGALATLDTSGHPHASHVATATMIDGAPLLLVSALAVHTQNMQRDARASLLFVSPDVDGDTNTRARVSLVGDVAPVDDVDAARMRFLRRHPDAAMYAGFADFGFWRFTPRSAHLVAGFGRITDLAADDLLAPAGMAAALASSDEGAVSHMNSDHADALKLMAEVLAEAPEGEWQSVGIDPLGIDMVRTGPGPQTSARVEYDEPVGDGMALRKALVALTKRARASLQTA; this comes from the coding sequence ATGAATGATTTGCCCTTCGCTGCACGCATGGCGCGAAATCTCATCCACGTCTGTCGTGATGGCGCACTCGCCACACTCGACACGTCCGGGCACCCTCACGCCTCACATGTGGCCACGGCCACGATGATCGACGGCGCACCTCTCCTCCTGGTTTCAGCGCTGGCGGTTCACACGCAGAACATGCAGCGCGACGCGCGAGCCTCTTTGCTCTTTGTGAGCCCCGACGTCGACGGAGATACGAACACCCGCGCCCGTGTGTCGCTGGTCGGAGACGTCGCACCTGTGGATGACGTCGACGCCGCAAGGATGAGATTCCTACGTCGCCATCCTGATGCCGCAATGTACGCCGGTTTCGCCGATTTCGGATTCTGGCGCTTTACGCCGCGCTCGGCCCATCTCGTCGCGGGCTTCGGCCGCATCACCGACCTCGCCGCCGACGATCTCCTGGCGCCCGCCGGGATGGCCGCGGCCCTCGCCTCGTCCGACGAGGGCGCGGTGTCGCACATGAACTCGGACCACGCCGACGCGCTGAAGCTGATGGCCGAGGTGCTCGCCGAGGCGCCGGAGGGCGAGTGGCAGTCCGTCGGCATCGACCCGCTCGGCATCGACATGGTCCGCACCGGCCCCGGTCCGCAGACGAGCGCGCGCGTCGAGTACGACGAGCCGGTCGGCGACGGGATGGCCCTGCGCAAGGCCCTGGTGGCGCTCACCAAACGCGCCCGGGCCTCGCTCCAGACCGCCTAG
- a CDS encoding exopolysaccharide biosynthesis protein yields the protein MAQQDTTEDLVSLIDRIKDNTHGDDVSVDDLVDAVGRRAFGPLFIITSLIAILPTGMIPGMSVLTGTIMLILSIQLLFGSTRIYMPDFIGRRSMPREKLLSSLDSIRPKAEWLSRFIGPRLSFFLRPPFHQMVALAGVVMALSMYPLALVPFGAFPAGLSLLVIGLGLSVRDGLLIAAGIAIGLLGLALAFFAWPF from the coding sequence ATGGCGCAGCAGGATACCACCGAAGATCTCGTCTCCCTGATCGACCGAATCAAGGACAATACGCATGGAGATGACGTCTCCGTGGACGATTTGGTCGACGCGGTGGGCCGGCGTGCCTTCGGCCCGCTGTTCATCATCACGTCGCTGATCGCCATTCTGCCGACGGGCATGATCCCCGGGATGAGCGTCCTCACCGGTACGATCATGCTCATCCTGTCGATCCAGCTCCTGTTCGGATCGACGCGGATCTACATGCCCGATTTCATCGGCCGGCGGTCGATGCCGCGGGAGAAGCTGCTCTCCTCGCTCGATTCCATCCGCCCCAAGGCCGAGTGGCTCAGCCGCTTCATCGGTCCGCGGCTGAGCTTCTTCCTGCGCCCGCCCTTCCACCAGATGGTGGCGCTGGCGGGGGTGGTGATGGCGCTGTCGATGTACCCGCTGGCGCTGGTGCCGTTCGGCGCATTCCCTGCGGGCCTGTCGCTCCTGGTGATCGGGCTCGGCCTGTCGGTGCGCGACGGGCTTCTGATCGCCGCCGGCATCGCCATCGGCCTCCTCGGCCTCGCCCTGGCCTTCTTCGCCTGGCCATTCTGA
- a CDS encoding response regulator transcription factor, whose protein sequence is MTQIALIDDDRNILTSVSIALESEGFDVTTYTDGASGLDGLTKSPPDLAVLDVKMPRLDGLELLRCLRRESDLPVIILTSKDDEIDELFGLRMGADDFITKPFSQRLLVERIRAVLRRTNAIRNDTERTTHTVLERGPLVMDTERHTTTWHGQPIVLTVTEFMILLSLAQRPGVVKSRNALMDAAYGDHVYVDDRTIDSHIKRLRKKFRQVDEHFDRIETLYGAGYRLKDE, encoded by the coding sequence ATGACCCAGATCGCCCTCATCGATGATGATCGGAACATTTTGACCAGTGTGTCTATCGCACTGGAAAGTGAGGGGTTTGACGTAACCACGTACACCGACGGTGCAAGCGGTCTCGATGGTTTGACAAAAAGCCCGCCGGATCTCGCGGTGCTCGACGTGAAGATGCCCCGCCTCGACGGGCTGGAACTTCTGCGTTGCCTGCGGCGGGAATCCGACCTTCCGGTTATCATTCTCACGTCCAAGGACGACGAGATCGACGAACTGTTCGGTCTTCGCATGGGTGCCGACGACTTCATTACGAAGCCGTTCTCGCAGCGCCTGCTGGTGGAGCGTATCCGCGCGGTCCTGCGCCGTACCAACGCCATCCGCAACGACACCGAGCGCACCACCCACACGGTGCTCGAACGTGGCCCTCTCGTGATGGACACGGAACGTCACACCACGACGTGGCATGGCCAGCCGATCGTGCTGACGGTGACGGAATTCATGATCCTGCTGTCCCTCGCCCAGCGCCCCGGCGTGGTCAAAAGCCGCAATGCCCTGATGGACGCGGCCTACGGCGACCATGTCTACGTCGACGACCGGACGATCGACAGCCACATCAAGCGGCTGCGGAAGAAATTCCGCCAGGTTGACGAGCATTTCGACCGGATCGAGACACTCTATGGGGCTGGCTACCGGCTGAAAGACGAGTAG